Proteins from a single region of Catenulispora acidiphila DSM 44928:
- a CDS encoding phosphotransferase family protein, with protein MRSRSNRSVPAASGVRAPWTAVPEHLRARVLDILGGGEVVEAVSQTGGFSPGPAVRLRTSTGRRAFVKAVSAATNPDSPDMHRREAAYSAQMPEHAPVPKLLGALDEDGWVVLVFEEIDGHNPGPDWDPEELSRTVDALGEMSALLTPSPIDAPPVAERLVGFTGWRDLLKEYAAGEDDLAWLDPWALARLEPLAAIEEGMAVLCVGDTLVNLDVRADNILIAADRVYIVDWPWAARGAAWLDLALFVPNVWMYGGPELAGIVSGHPVLAEADPEAVRAFAVGVIGMITSACRRPAPPGLPTLRPFQQAFSAAGLEWLRTLMD; from the coding sequence ATGAGGAGTCGATCGAACCGGTCCGTGCCCGCCGCCAGTGGAGTTCGCGCGCCGTGGACCGCCGTGCCGGAGCACCTGCGGGCCCGCGTGCTGGACATCCTCGGCGGGGGAGAGGTGGTCGAAGCGGTGTCGCAGACCGGCGGATTCTCGCCGGGTCCGGCGGTGCGGCTGCGGACCTCGACCGGGCGCCGGGCGTTCGTCAAGGCGGTGAGCGCGGCGACGAACCCTGATTCGCCCGACATGCACCGCCGGGAGGCTGCCTACTCCGCGCAGATGCCGGAGCACGCGCCGGTCCCCAAGCTCCTGGGTGCCCTGGACGAGGACGGCTGGGTGGTCCTGGTCTTCGAGGAGATCGACGGCCACAACCCCGGCCCGGACTGGGATCCGGAGGAGCTGAGCAGGACCGTGGACGCGCTCGGCGAGATGTCCGCGCTGCTGACCCCCTCGCCGATCGACGCGCCGCCGGTCGCCGAGCGGCTGGTCGGGTTCACCGGCTGGCGCGACCTGCTCAAGGAATACGCGGCCGGCGAGGACGACCTGGCATGGCTGGATCCCTGGGCGCTGGCGCGTCTGGAGCCTCTGGCGGCGATCGAGGAGGGTATGGCAGTGCTCTGCGTCGGGGACACGCTCGTCAACCTGGACGTGCGCGCCGACAACATCCTGATCGCCGCCGACCGCGTCTACATCGTGGACTGGCCGTGGGCCGCGCGCGGTGCGGCGTGGCTGGACCTGGCGCTGTTCGTGCCGAACGTCTGGATGTACGGCGGGCCCGAGCTGGCGGGCATCGTCAGCGGACACCCGGTGCTCGCCGAGGCCGATCCCGAGGCGGTGCGCGCTTTCGCCGTCGGTGTCATCGGCATGATCACCAGCGCCTGCCGCCGGCCCGCCCCGCCCGGACTGCCGACGCTGCGGCCCTTCCAGCAGGCGTTCAGCGCGGCCGGGCTGGAGTGGCTTCGAACCCTGATGGACTGA
- a CDS encoding TauD/TfdA dioxygenase family protein encodes MAPYATLQALLTGRDLAAGPRRGLRRLPEGEESRPYETVTVTPCTRLIGAQISGIDLGEPVAPEVFAELDRALLEFKVLFFRGQSRVTAARHRDFAGMWGELEIHPFLPQGDVAEIVRFEKSEREAGVENVWHADVTWREKPALGSVLRAVEVPEAGGDTCFADMAAAYDCLPEQVKARIEGRVAVHDFTLPFGIGMDPDKLKEMQEKYPAVEHPVVRTHPRTGRRTLFVNAIFTTHIVGLPEQESEELLKVLFRQASVPEYQVRFKWEPGSIAFWDNRAVQHYAVSDYFPRRRVMERAAILGDRPR; translated from the coding sequence ATGGCGCCCTACGCCACCCTGCAAGCCCTCCTCACCGGTCGTGATCTCGCCGCCGGCCCTCGCAGGGGTCTGCGACGCCTGCCGGAGGGCGAGGAATCCCGGCCCTACGAGACCGTCACGGTCACCCCGTGCACCCGGCTGATCGGTGCGCAGATCTCGGGAATCGATCTCGGCGAGCCGGTCGCCCCCGAGGTATTCGCCGAACTGGATCGCGCGCTGCTGGAATTCAAGGTCCTGTTTTTCCGGGGTCAAAGTCGGGTCACCGCTGCCCGGCATCGGGATTTCGCAGGAATGTGGGGCGAATTGGAGATCCATCCCTTCCTGCCACAGGGCGACGTGGCGGAGATCGTGCGTTTCGAGAAGAGCGAGAGAGAAGCCGGCGTGGAGAACGTCTGGCACGCCGACGTCACCTGGCGCGAGAAGCCCGCGCTCGGCTCGGTGCTGCGCGCCGTGGAGGTGCCCGAAGCCGGCGGCGACACCTGCTTCGCGGACATGGCCGCCGCCTACGACTGCCTGCCCGAGCAGGTCAAGGCCCGCATCGAGGGGCGGGTGGCCGTGCACGACTTCACCCTGCCGTTCGGCATCGGCATGGACCCGGACAAGCTGAAGGAGATGCAGGAGAAGTACCCGGCGGTGGAACACCCGGTGGTACGGACCCATCCTCGGACCGGGCGGCGCACGCTGTTCGTGAACGCGATCTTCACCACGCACATCGTCGGGCTGCCGGAGCAGGAGAGCGAGGAACTGCTGAAAGTCTTGTTCCGGCAGGCTTCGGTGCCGGAGTACCAGGTCCGGTTCAAGTGGGAGCCCGGGTCGATCGCGTTCTGGGACAACCGGGCCGTGCAGCACTACGCGGTCAGTGATTACTTCCCGCGGCGCCGGGTGATGGAGCGTGCTGCGATCCTGGGGGACCGGCCTCGGTAG
- a CDS encoding TetR/AcrR family transcriptional regulator, translating into MSARISILEAAERRFAEDGIEAVSLRQIAAESGQRNTSAVAYHFGTRAALVGALYEHRMAPINARRLEFLDAHPDAGVATYVRALVEPLAETLTDAEKAGRPSWYLRFLAEAMRYPEYDPASVAVALERPEASSIRALISGLQTATAPLRLPPGVFAERMRLLALLVITSLADRERHPGTGVGTETLIAAGAAILADGPTSTHKE; encoded by the coding sequence GTGAGCGCGCGTATCAGCATCCTGGAAGCGGCCGAGCGCCGGTTCGCCGAGGACGGCATCGAGGCGGTCTCGCTCCGGCAGATCGCCGCCGAGTCCGGCCAGCGCAACACCTCGGCCGTCGCCTACCACTTCGGCACGCGCGCGGCGTTGGTCGGCGCGCTCTACGAACACCGCATGGCGCCGATCAACGCGCGCCGCCTGGAGTTCCTGGACGCGCATCCGGACGCGGGCGTCGCGACCTATGTCAGGGCCCTGGTCGAACCGCTCGCCGAGACGCTGACCGACGCCGAGAAGGCCGGTCGTCCTTCGTGGTATCTGCGTTTCCTCGCCGAGGCGATGCGCTACCCGGAGTACGACCCGGCGTCGGTGGCAGTGGCGTTGGAGCGCCCGGAGGCCTCCAGCATCCGTGCCCTGATATCCGGGCTCCAGACGGCGACCGCGCCTCTGCGGCTCCCGCCCGGTGTCTTCGCCGAACGCATGCGGCTGCTGGCCCTGCTGGTCATCACCTCGCTCGCCGATCGGGAACGGCATCCGGGCACCGGCGTCGGCACCGAGACGCTCATCGCCGCCGGCGCCGCGATCCTGGCCGACGGACCCACCTCGACGCACAAGGAGTGA
- a CDS encoding exodeoxyribonuclease III produces MLTVSTVNVNGIRAAAAKGFTEWLKATPADVVCLQEVRAEPDQFPADLRAPEGWHTLVAPAAAKGRAGVALFSRVAPTTTRIGFGTPEFDTAGRYAEMHLPTLTIASLYLPTGEVGTERQAEKERFMAGFHAHLSALSTEAAQTGRAILICGDWNIAHDKADIKNWRANQKSSGFLPEERQWLTSVLTEAGYADVVRNLHPGVDGPYSWWSFRGKAFDNDTGWRIDYQMASANLAALATSAKVERAATYAERWSDHAPVTCAYDWDLAAVPAPRSPISIVGTELLEDSAAAS; encoded by the coding sequence GTGCTGACCGTCTCCACCGTCAATGTCAACGGCATCCGCGCCGCCGCCGCCAAGGGCTTCACCGAGTGGCTGAAGGCCACCCCCGCCGACGTCGTGTGCCTCCAGGAGGTCCGCGCCGAACCGGACCAGTTCCCGGCCGACCTGCGCGCCCCCGAAGGCTGGCACACCCTCGTCGCCCCCGCGGCGGCCAAAGGCCGCGCCGGCGTGGCCCTGTTCAGCCGCGTCGCCCCCACCACCACCCGCATCGGCTTCGGCACCCCCGAATTCGACACCGCCGGCCGCTACGCCGAGATGCACCTCCCCACCCTCACGATCGCCAGCCTCTACCTCCCCACCGGCGAGGTAGGCACCGAACGCCAGGCGGAGAAGGAACGCTTCATGGCAGGCTTCCACGCCCACCTGAGCGCCCTGAGCACCGAAGCAGCCCAAACCGGCCGAGCCATCCTCATCTGCGGCGACTGGAACATCGCCCACGACAAGGCCGACATCAAGAACTGGCGAGCCAACCAAAAAAGCTCCGGCTTCCTCCCCGAAGAACGCCAATGGCTCACCAGCGTCCTGACCGAGGCCGGCTACGCCGACGTGGTCCGCAACCTCCACCCCGGCGTCGACGGCCCGTACTCCTGGTGGAGCTTCCGCGGCAAAGCCTTCGACAACGACACCGGCTGGCGCATCGACTACCAGATGGCCTCCGCGAACCTCGCCGCCCTCGCCACCTCCGCGAAGGTGGAACGCGCAGCGACGTACGCGGAGCGCTGGTCCGACCACGCCCCGGTGACCTGTGCGTACGACTGGGATCTCGCGGCCGTGCCCGCACCGCGCAGCCCGATCAGCATCGTCGGCACCGAGCTGCTGGAAGACTCGGCAGCGGCCTCTTAG
- a CDS encoding NYN domain-containing protein produces MDRCAVLVDAGYVLAAAANVVSGDPGRPGIEVDYPGLVTALTERAAAETGLPVLRVYWYDAAPATGPTRDQRLLRVLDGLKLRLGKLVRRDDGKFEQKGVDTFLHADLTGLARKRAVADVVLVSGDEDLLHAVEEAQEYGTRIHLWGAASDYNQSLELIAAVDKSMTLSEEWLKPYVWVKVPIGHGEDPGCEPAKLGAHGEHAKPAHKAFPSPLDMPPRVLHPTESPKTPLANSRFPKLWQVTSPTQRFLDAEENKSFGRAEPIDVGRAYVARWMARATEAERRRLTDWTATWTWVPHDLDPDLLRFANDLGIDTWEAELEPIKHELRAGFLDGLKKWRDQHDTGGEPGAAAMVDSGTAPPPTAPPQHAPDVPASASAAESEGSAAPSETPPAASAAPTPPATPPTVPAPQSPPTEAGPPGSQHAPSPGAAGSNH; encoded by the coding sequence ATGGATCGCTGTGCCGTGTTGGTCGACGCCGGATATGTGCTGGCCGCCGCCGCGAACGTGGTGAGCGGTGATCCCGGCCGCCCCGGGATCGAGGTCGATTACCCGGGGCTGGTGACCGCGCTGACCGAGCGCGCGGCCGCCGAGACCGGCCTGCCGGTCCTGCGCGTGTACTGGTACGACGCCGCCCCGGCCACCGGCCCGACCCGCGACCAGCGCCTGCTGCGCGTGCTGGACGGGCTCAAGCTGCGCCTGGGCAAGCTGGTCCGGCGCGACGACGGCAAGTTCGAGCAGAAGGGCGTCGACACCTTCCTGCACGCCGACCTCACCGGCCTGGCCCGCAAGCGCGCGGTCGCCGACGTGGTCCTGGTCAGCGGCGACGAGGACCTGCTGCACGCGGTCGAGGAGGCCCAGGAGTACGGCACCCGCATCCACCTGTGGGGCGCGGCCTCGGACTACAACCAGTCGCTGGAGCTCATCGCCGCGGTGGACAAGTCGATGACCCTGTCCGAGGAGTGGCTCAAGCCCTACGTCTGGGTGAAGGTCCCGATCGGCCACGGCGAGGACCCCGGCTGCGAGCCGGCCAAGCTCGGCGCCCACGGCGAGCACGCCAAGCCCGCGCACAAGGCCTTCCCCTCCCCGCTGGACATGCCCCCGCGCGTGCTGCACCCCACCGAGTCGCCCAAGACCCCGCTGGCCAACAGCCGCTTCCCGAAGCTGTGGCAGGTCACCTCCCCGACCCAGCGCTTCCTGGACGCCGAGGAGAACAAGAGCTTCGGCCGCGCCGAGCCCATCGACGTCGGCCGGGCCTACGTCGCGCGCTGGATGGCGCGCGCCACCGAGGCCGAGCGCCGGCGGCTCACCGACTGGACGGCGACCTGGACCTGGGTGCCGCACGACCTGGACCCGGACCTGCTGCGCTTCGCCAACGACCTGGGGATCGACACCTGGGAGGCGGAGCTGGAGCCGATCAAGCACGAACTGCGCGCCGGCTTCCTGGACGGACTGAAGAAGTGGCGGGACCAGCACGACACCGGCGGCGAGCCGGGCGCGGCGGCGATGGTCGATTCAGGGACGGCTCCGCCGCCGACCGCGCCACCGCAGCATGCCCCGGACGTGCCGGCTTCGGCTTCGGCGGCTGAATCAGAGGGCTCAGCAGCACCGAGCGAAACACCGCCGGCTGCATCGGCTGCACCGACTCCCCCCGCCACGCCCCCGACCGTGCCCGCGCCGCAATCCCCGCCTACCGAGGCCGGTCCCCCAGGATCGCAGCACGCTCCATCACCCGGCGCCGCGGGAAGTAATCACTGA
- the ileS gene encoding isoleucine--tRNA ligase, producing the protein MTAPDPRLYRPVNAQLDLPAMDAEVIDFWRGAAIFDKSLKATEGAPTWTFYEGPPTANGRPGTHHVEARVFKDVFPRFKTMQGHRVDRKAGWDCHGLPVELAVEAELGFTQKQDIEAYGIAEFNAKCRESVRRHVDAFEKLTERMGYWVNTDEAYWTMNPSYVESVWWSLKQIFDKGLLVQDHRVAPYCPRCGTGLSDHELAQGYETVVDPSVYVRFPLTSGPLAGNTSLLVWTTTPWTLVSNTAVAAHPEVAYVVVTDGTERLVVAEPLVAASLGEGWEPTGESYTGAQMERWTYQRPFELVDVPDAHFVVLADYVTTEDGTGLVHQAPAFGADDLATCKKYDLPVVNPIRGDGTFEESVPMVGGVFFKKADEVLTSDLRERGVLFKHLEYEHSYPHCWRCHTALLYYAQPAWYIRTTALKDAMMRENDATNWFPDNVKYGRFGDWLNNNIDWSLSRKRYWGTPLPLWVCEVGHVTAVGSLKELSELSGQDVSELDPHRPFVDDVTMPCPQCTETGRTATRVPEVIDGWYDSGSMPFAQHGYPYAEGSKEKFENAYPADFIAEAIDQTRGWFYSLLAVGTLVFDKSSYKNVLCLGHILAEDGRKMSKHLGNILEPIPLMDQHGADAVRWFMLAGGSPWSARRVGHATIQEVVRKTLLTYWNTVSFQALYGRTAGWSPSAGDPEPAERPALDRWVLSELNVLVRDVTAAMDEFDTLKVGKLLSAFVDDLSNWYVRRARRRFWNADPAALATLHEALEAVTKLMAPMVPFITERVWQDLVRPVDAEAPESVHLAAWPAVDEALVDPELAEQMALTRRLVELGRATRADSGVKTRQPLSRALVGAPGWGGLPEELRGQLLEELNVVTTSPLAAGGDLIDAPLINYAAKGNFRALGARFAKRTPLVAAAIAAADAGALAGALRSQGSATVVVDGEEVTVAPEEVIVTETPREGWAVATSGGETIALDLHVTPELRRAGLARDVVRFLQETRKATGLDVADRITLTWAALDGSAAGAEAAEAVREHAAMIADEVLALAFAEGVVPAGEDPAELEKLQAAIAGDEDLGLKFRIAKVAG; encoded by the coding sequence ATGACCGCGCCTGACCCCAGGCTCTACCGCCCCGTCAACGCCCAGCTCGATCTCCCGGCGATGGACGCCGAGGTCATCGACTTCTGGCGCGGCGCCGCCATCTTCGACAAGAGCCTGAAGGCCACCGAGGGCGCGCCGACCTGGACCTTCTACGAGGGTCCGCCGACCGCGAACGGCCGTCCCGGCACCCACCACGTCGAGGCCCGCGTCTTCAAGGACGTCTTCCCGCGCTTCAAGACCATGCAGGGCCACCGCGTGGACCGCAAGGCCGGCTGGGACTGCCACGGCCTGCCCGTGGAGCTGGCGGTGGAGGCCGAGCTCGGCTTCACCCAGAAGCAGGACATCGAGGCCTACGGCATCGCCGAGTTCAACGCCAAGTGCCGCGAGTCGGTGCGCCGGCATGTGGACGCCTTCGAGAAGCTCACCGAGCGCATGGGCTACTGGGTCAACACCGACGAGGCGTACTGGACGATGAACCCGTCCTACGTGGAGTCGGTGTGGTGGTCGCTGAAGCAGATCTTCGACAAGGGCCTGCTGGTCCAGGATCACCGCGTCGCGCCGTACTGCCCGCGCTGCGGCACCGGCCTTTCCGACCACGAGCTGGCGCAGGGCTATGAGACCGTCGTCGACCCCTCGGTCTACGTCCGCTTCCCGCTGACCTCCGGACCGCTGGCCGGGAACACCTCGCTGCTGGTCTGGACGACCACGCCCTGGACCCTGGTGTCCAACACCGCGGTCGCGGCGCACCCCGAGGTGGCCTACGTCGTGGTCACCGACGGCACCGAGCGCCTGGTCGTCGCCGAGCCGCTGGTCGCCGCCTCGCTCGGCGAGGGATGGGAGCCCACCGGCGAGTCCTACACCGGCGCCCAGATGGAGCGCTGGACGTATCAGCGCCCGTTCGAGCTCGTCGACGTCCCCGACGCGCACTTCGTGGTCCTGGCCGACTACGTCACCACCGAGGACGGCACCGGCCTGGTCCACCAGGCTCCGGCCTTCGGCGCCGACGACCTGGCCACCTGCAAGAAGTACGACCTGCCGGTGGTGAACCCGATCCGCGGCGACGGCACCTTCGAGGAGTCCGTGCCGATGGTCGGCGGGGTCTTCTTCAAGAAGGCCGACGAGGTCCTCACCTCCGACCTGCGCGAGCGCGGCGTGCTGTTCAAGCACCTGGAGTACGAGCACAGCTACCCGCACTGCTGGCGCTGCCACACCGCGCTGCTCTACTACGCGCAGCCGGCCTGGTACATCCGCACCACCGCGTTGAAGGACGCGATGATGCGCGAGAACGACGCGACCAACTGGTTCCCGGACAACGTCAAGTACGGCCGCTTCGGCGACTGGCTGAACAACAACATCGACTGGTCGCTGTCCCGCAAGCGCTACTGGGGCACGCCGCTGCCGCTGTGGGTGTGCGAGGTCGGGCACGTCACCGCCGTCGGCTCGCTGAAGGAGCTCAGCGAACTCTCCGGACAGGACGTGTCGGAGCTGGACCCGCACCGGCCGTTCGTGGACGACGTCACCATGCCCTGCCCGCAGTGCACTGAGACCGGCCGGACCGCCACCCGCGTCCCGGAGGTCATCGACGGCTGGTACGACTCCGGCTCGATGCCCTTCGCGCAGCACGGCTACCCCTACGCCGAGGGCTCGAAGGAGAAGTTCGAGAACGCCTACCCGGCCGACTTCATCGCCGAGGCGATCGACCAGACCCGCGGCTGGTTCTACTCGCTGCTGGCGGTCGGCACGCTGGTGTTCGACAAGTCGTCCTACAAGAACGTCCTGTGCCTGGGCCACATCCTGGCCGAGGACGGCCGCAAGATGTCCAAGCACCTGGGCAACATCCTGGAGCCGATCCCGCTGATGGACCAGCACGGCGCCGACGCCGTGCGCTGGTTCATGCTGGCCGGCGGCTCGCCGTGGTCGGCGCGCCGGGTCGGGCACGCGACGATCCAGGAAGTGGTCCGCAAGACCCTGCTGACCTACTGGAACACCGTCTCGTTCCAGGCGCTCTACGGCCGCACCGCGGGCTGGTCGCCCTCGGCCGGCGACCCGGAGCCCGCCGAGCGCCCGGCGCTGGACCGCTGGGTCCTGTCCGAACTCAACGTCCTGGTCCGCGACGTCACCGCGGCGATGGACGAGTTCGACACGCTCAAGGTCGGCAAGCTCCTGTCCGCCTTCGTGGACGACCTGTCCAACTGGTACGTCCGCCGCGCCCGCCGCCGCTTCTGGAACGCCGACCCGGCCGCCCTGGCCACGCTGCACGAGGCGCTGGAGGCGGTCACCAAGCTGATGGCGCCGATGGTCCCGTTCATCACCGAGCGGGTCTGGCAGGACCTGGTGCGCCCGGTGGACGCCGAGGCGCCGGAGTCGGTGCACCTGGCCGCCTGGCCGGCCGTGGACGAGGCACTGGTCGACCCGGAGCTGGCCGAGCAGATGGCGCTCACCCGCCGCCTGGTCGAGCTGGGCCGCGCCACCCGCGCGGACTCCGGCGTGAAGACCCGCCAGCCGCTGTCCCGGGCGCTGGTCGGCGCCCCGGGCTGGGGCGGGCTGCCCGAGGAGCTGCGCGGGCAGCTGCTGGAGGAGCTGAACGTGGTCACCACCTCTCCGCTGGCGGCCGGCGGCGACCTGATCGACGCTCCCCTGATCAACTACGCCGCCAAGGGCAACTTCCGCGCCCTGGGCGCCCGCTTCGCCAAGCGCACGCCGCTGGTCGCCGCCGCCATCGCGGCGGCGGACGCCGGGGCGCTCGCGGGCGCGCTGCGGTCGCAGGGCTCGGCGACGGTCGTGGTCGACGGCGAGGAGGTGACGGTCGCCCCCGAGGAGGTCATCGTCACCGAGACGCCCCGCGAGGGCTGGGCCGTGGCCACCTCCGGCGGCGAGACCATCGCCCTGGACCTGCACGTCACGCCGGAGCTGCGGCGCGCGGGCCTGGCGCGCGACGTGGTGCGCTTCCTGCAGGAGACGCGCAAGGCGACCGGGCTGGACGTCGCCGACCGCATCACCCTGACGTGGGCGGCGCTCGACGGCTCGGCCGCCGGCGCCGAGGCCGCCGAGGCGGTGCGCGAGCACGCGGCGATGATCGCCGACGAGGTGCTGGCACTGGCCTTCGCCGAGGGCGTGGTGCCGGCCGGCGAGGACCCCGCGGAGCTGGAGAAGCTGCAGGCGGCGATCGCCGGGGACGAGGATCTGGGGCTGAAGTTCCGGATCGCCAAGGTCGCCGGCTGA